From the Bacillus tuaregi genome, one window contains:
- a CDS encoding DUF2309 domain-containing protein, which yields MNSVLTLTKTVHSENKLQDLELNIEELVEAASRTIAPLGPITTFAARHPWVGMEHQSFEKTARFLKDMVDVDLYPKESLIQSAWSRGEIEEEYLEESLQKWLEAQKLELPYDVAETYCRNALKGGKSTAEYSISEVRHTAKKLARYQPITRGNYVVQTYSQLLDNQGKLQATQALNSHMIKWCKLYLDSQAAWSMPNREKGFFYAWKRLVPYDSALKPSIRKKLKNVPNEAESALQEVLLSLEVPYPDLQAYLEAHLLALPGWAGMMLWRSQQENEEATLLTEYLAVRLLLEWALIKPYLPLQQVVEKQMLIEDLIANWFHWGNMPIHAWSQASSTEITARLTLAIRFDTILRHRIWLEAWEKTYENQLKKLLTANVHSEAEPKQSSALAQFVFCIDVRSEIFRRKLEASGPFETYGTAGFFGLPIEAYKLGSEHGHPSLPVMFKPQIKVKEFSKESMLEQYQQRLDTLHGSSRAFKGMKQDVLASLVLPEVSGPWLTLQTLARSFVPERAGAILRKAKEKWLSKPSAELSLNIQHSDTDISIGFTEKEKVTYVRQALKMMGLTEKFAPLVVICGHGSHSTNNPYSSSLDCGACGGASSEFNARVLAALCNLPEVRQALIFEGIVIPKSTVFIAAEHVTTTDELRLIDVPEQTESAVKAFNHIQSVLPQVKEDACKERLMQLPNIGYNGKNPTLEAKRFAEDWSEVRPEWGLARNAAFIIGKRELTMNSRLEGRTFLHNYSWQKDPNGTILANIIKGPATVTQWINLQYYASTVAPHYYGSGNKRTQTVTSGMGVMQGNSSDLLAGLPWQSVMSSDHELYHSPLRLLVLIQAPKEYIEKLLRQDLDFHQKVQNGWIRLASIDEEGNWVSWS from the coding sequence TTGAATTCCGTATTAACCTTAACTAAAACAGTCCATAGCGAAAATAAGCTTCAAGACCTGGAGCTGAATATCGAGGAGCTGGTGGAAGCAGCCAGCAGGACCATTGCGCCGCTTGGACCTATCACGACGTTTGCCGCACGACATCCTTGGGTAGGGATGGAGCATCAATCATTCGAAAAAACAGCTCGATTTCTAAAGGATATGGTTGATGTGGATCTGTACCCAAAAGAATCCTTGATACAATCTGCCTGGTCTCGTGGCGAGATTGAGGAAGAATATCTAGAAGAAAGTCTTCAAAAATGGCTTGAAGCTCAAAAGCTGGAGTTGCCGTACGATGTGGCTGAGACATACTGCAGGAATGCACTGAAAGGAGGAAAGTCAACGGCTGAATATTCAATATCTGAAGTAAGACATACAGCAAAGAAGTTAGCGCGTTATCAGCCAATAACAAGGGGGAATTATGTCGTTCAAACCTATAGTCAGCTTCTCGACAATCAGGGAAAGCTGCAGGCTACACAAGCGCTCAATTCCCATATGATTAAGTGGTGTAAACTATACTTGGATTCTCAGGCTGCTTGGTCGATGCCAAACCGCGAGAAAGGCTTCTTTTATGCATGGAAGCGACTTGTTCCGTATGATTCAGCACTAAAGCCGTCCATTCGTAAGAAGTTAAAAAACGTTCCGAATGAGGCTGAGTCTGCATTACAGGAAGTCTTGTTATCTTTAGAGGTTCCCTATCCAGACCTGCAGGCCTATCTTGAAGCCCATCTTCTTGCTTTACCAGGCTGGGCGGGCATGATGCTTTGGCGTTCACAGCAGGAAAATGAGGAAGCTACCTTGTTGACGGAATATTTGGCAGTCAGGCTCTTGCTGGAGTGGGCTCTAATCAAACCCTATCTTCCGTTGCAGCAGGTAGTAGAGAAGCAGATGCTGATAGAAGACCTTATCGCAAACTGGTTTCATTGGGGGAATATGCCTATACATGCTTGGTCACAAGCTTCTTCGACTGAAATTACAGCGCGTTTAACACTTGCCATCCGCTTTGATACCATTCTCCGACATCGGATTTGGCTAGAGGCATGGGAAAAAACGTACGAGAACCAATTGAAAAAGCTACTGACAGCAAACGTGCATTCGGAAGCTGAACCAAAGCAGTCGTCTGCATTGGCACAATTTGTCTTTTGTATTGATGTTCGTTCAGAGATTTTCCGTCGCAAGCTAGAGGCATCAGGTCCATTTGAGACATACGGCACAGCAGGTTTTTTCGGACTGCCAATTGAAGCCTATAAGCTTGGCAGTGAGCACGGTCATCCTTCCTTACCAGTGATGTTTAAACCGCAAATAAAAGTAAAGGAATTTTCAAAGGAATCCATGCTCGAACAATATCAGCAGCGCTTGGATACTCTACATGGATCGAGCAGAGCATTCAAGGGAATGAAGCAGGATGTGCTCGCAAGTCTTGTGCTGCCGGAAGTCAGCGGTCCATGGCTCACACTTCAAACACTGGCTCGAAGCTTTGTTCCAGAAAGAGCAGGGGCTATCCTTCGTAAGGCTAAGGAAAAATGGCTGAGCAAGCCTTCTGCTGAACTATCGCTCAACATACAGCATTCGGATACAGACATTTCGATTGGTTTTACTGAGAAGGAAAAAGTAACCTATGTCAGACAGGCGTTGAAAATGATGGGACTGACAGAAAAGTTCGCTCCATTAGTTGTGATTTGCGGTCACGGAAGTCACAGCACCAATAATCCATACTCGTCATCCCTTGACTGCGGGGCTTGTGGAGGAGCATCTAGTGAATTTAATGCACGGGTACTAGCAGCTTTATGTAATCTGCCGGAAGTAAGGCAGGCCCTTATTTTTGAAGGTATTGTTATTCCAAAATCTACCGTATTCATCGCTGCCGAGCATGTCACAACCACCGATGAGCTTCGTCTAATCGATGTCCCGGAGCAGACAGAGAGCGCAGTGAAAGCATTCAATCACATACAATCCGTATTGCCGCAGGTGAAAGAGGATGCCTGCAAGGAGAGATTGATGCAGCTGCCGAATATCGGATATAACGGTAAAAACCCGACACTAGAGGCTAAGCGGTTTGCGGAGGATTGGAGCGAGGTACGTCCGGAATGGGGATTAGCTCGCAATGCAGCCTTTATTATTGGAAAACGTGAGCTGACAATGAATAGTAGGCTAGAGGGAAGAACCTTTCTCCATAACTATAGCTGGCAGAAGGATCCTAACGGTACGATATTAGCTAATATTATCAAAGGACCCGCAACCGTTACCCAGTGGATTAACCTGCAATACTATGCTTCCACCGTTGCTCCTCATTATTATGGAAGCGGGAATAAAAGAACGCAAACCGTAACTTCTGGTATGGGTGTCATGCAAGGAAATTCCAGTGACCTATTGGCAGGTCTCCCGTGGCAATCTGTGATGAGCTCAGATCATGAGCTCTATCATAGTCCATTGCGATTGTTAGTGTTGATTCAAGCTCCAAAGGAGTATATTGAGAAGCTGTTAAGGCAGGATCTTGATTTTCATCAAAAGGTACAGAATGGATGGATTCGTTTAGCCTCTATAGATGAGGAGGGGAACTGGGTCAGCTGGTCCTAA
- a CDS encoding benzoate/H(+) symporter BenE family transporter — MKENHFLTNVKDLRHTININTVSSAVVASIFGSTGPALIVIGAATGGGLTYEQTISWLFAVYFFSGLLGMYLALKYRQPITGAYTIAGTVLVAGSLTHFSLNEAIGAYIVANILVIILGLSGFIDKLMKWMPLPIVMGMIVGVMIRFAIEMITSITISPILAGSAILAFLLSSRFFKKVPPVLSALIVAITLAFFMDAFTFQEMGVSFILPQMIWPVFSLEAIISISIPLALLIICSENAQASGVLMAQGYNPPNNAMAISGSTVGLLASVFGGHAINIAGPATAINASKEVGAKETRYAAGFLNGAIYAGYGLLASLVVPFVIAMPGVIVTVIAGLAMLGVLIHSLKTAFSNSQFQMGAFFALIIGMSGVNFFNISAPLWAIIGSLLVTLLLEKEQLDLKLKTDAKTY; from the coding sequence ATGAAGGAGAATCATTTCCTAACGAATGTGAAGGATTTACGACACACCATCAATATCAATACGGTAAGCTCAGCAGTTGTTGCTTCCATTTTCGGCAGTACAGGCCCTGCTTTAATTGTGATTGGAGCGGCAACCGGAGGAGGCTTGACCTATGAGCAGACCATCAGCTGGCTGTTTGCTGTTTATTTTTTCAGTGGGCTACTAGGGATGTACCTAGCATTAAAGTATCGTCAGCCCATCACGGGTGCCTATACAATTGCCGGGACTGTCCTGGTAGCAGGGTCATTAACTCATTTTTCATTGAATGAGGCGATTGGCGCTTATATCGTTGCGAACATTCTAGTCATTATCCTAGGTCTATCGGGATTCATAGACAAGCTGATGAAATGGATGCCACTCCCCATTGTGATGGGGATGATTGTTGGTGTTATGATCCGGTTTGCCATCGAAATGATTACATCTATAACCATTTCTCCAATCCTAGCAGGTTCAGCGATTCTAGCCTTTTTACTTTCATCTCGTTTTTTTAAAAAGGTACCGCCTGTTTTATCTGCCTTAATAGTTGCGATTACTTTGGCCTTCTTTATGGATGCCTTTACGTTTCAGGAAATGGGAGTATCCTTTATTCTTCCGCAGATGATATGGCCGGTATTTAGTCTGGAAGCCATTATATCCATCAGTATCCCACTTGCGTTACTCATCATTTGCTCTGAAAATGCACAGGCATCAGGAGTGTTGATGGCTCAAGGCTACAACCCGCCGAATAATGCGATGGCCATATCTGGTTCGACTGTCGGACTGCTTGCATCTGTTTTTGGCGGTCACGCGATTAATATTGCGGGACCGGCAACAGCCATTAATGCCTCGAAGGAGGTAGGAGCTAAAGAAACTCGTTATGCAGCCGGCTTCTTAAATGGAGCAATCTACGCGGGATATGGCTTACTAGCATCACTGGTCGTTCCCTTTGTGATAGCAATGCCAGGAGTGATTGTGACGGTAATCGCGGGACTGGCGATGCTAGGGGTTCTAATCCATTCATTAAAGACTGCTTTTTCAAACAGTCAATTTCAGATGGGCGCTTTTTTTGCCTTAATCATCGGAATGTCAGGCGTGAACTTTTTCAATATTAGTGCTCCATTATGGGCAATTATTGGAAGCTTGCTCGTAACCTTATTACTTGAAAAAGAACAACTAGACTTAAAATTAAAAACAGATGCGAAAACATACTAG
- a CDS encoding HesB/YadR/YfhF family protein: MQIKMSDKVVEWYKEDLSLTEGDFVRFYVRYGGFNSFVKGFSLGIDKENPEQSHTLVEKDGITFFIEDDDTWYFEDKDLVIDFNELIEEPVFIQG, translated from the coding sequence ATGCAAATTAAAATGTCCGATAAAGTAGTAGAATGGTATAAAGAGGATTTATCTTTAACTGAAGGTGATTTTGTAAGATTTTATGTCCGATATGGCGGCTTCAACTCGTTTGTAAAGGGATTTTCACTGGGAATCGATAAGGAAAATCCTGAACAATCTCATACTCTTGTAGAAAAGGACGGAATCACCTTCTTTATTGAAGACGATGACACATGGTATTTTGAAGATAAGGATTTAGTAATAGACTTTAATGAGCTAATAGAAGAGCCTGTTTTTATACAGGGTTAA
- the pplA gene encoding extracellular electron transfer flavoprotein PplA: MTFGKKFAMTSMAVSLALFLGACGNSTDETKEEKEEITTEAAEQTENETTEQTTEQTETAKKLLAGGEMKDGTYTLVEKDYAHGYKVNFEMTVKGGKITESNYNYVNEEGKLKTDDAEYQKNMSDKTGVGPIEFVPALNDQLLEKQNAGDIEVVTGATHSSDDFMNYAQQLIQAAQKGDTTTIEIDKAAELKDGEYSLTEKNLSTSGWKTVFKMVVKDGQIVDPGYNNVNGEGKIKTEDEEYQKAMSEKTGVGPQDFIPALNNALIEKQNAGDIEVVTGATHSWHGFKIYANQLINAAQKGDTTPIEVDNFVFEK, translated from the coding sequence ATGACATTCGGCAAAAAATTCGCAATGACGTCAATGGCTGTATCATTAGCATTATTTTTAGGCGCTTGCGGCAACAGCACAGATGAAACAAAGGAAGAAAAAGAAGAAATCACAACTGAGGCTGCAGAACAGACTGAAAATGAAACAACTGAACAAACAACCGAGCAGACTGAAACAGCTAAAAAGCTACTTGCCGGCGGTGAAATGAAGGATGGCACTTATACATTAGTAGAAAAAGATTATGCACATGGGTATAAAGTTAATTTTGAAATGACAGTAAAAGGCGGTAAAATTACCGAATCTAATTATAACTATGTAAACGAAGAAGGCAAGTTAAAAACAGACGATGCAGAATACCAAAAGAATATGTCTGATAAAACAGGTGTAGGTCCTATAGAATTTGTTCCAGCATTAAATGATCAATTACTAGAAAAACAAAATGCTGGAGATATTGAAGTTGTAACAGGTGCTACACACTCTTCTGATGACTTCATGAACTATGCGCAACAATTAATTCAAGCTGCTCAAAAAGGTGATACTACTACCATTGAGATTGATAAAGCTGCAGAGCTTAAGGATGGAGAATACTCTCTAACTGAAAAAAATCTAAGTACTTCAGGCTGGAAAACGGTATTTAAAATGGTCGTGAAGGATGGTCAAATCGTTGATCCTGGCTACAATAATGTAAATGGTGAAGGCAAAATCAAAACAGAGGATGAAGAGTACCAAAAAGCAATGTCTGAAAAGACAGGCGTTGGACCTCAAGATTTCATTCCTGCATTAAACAACGCACTTATTGAAAAGCAAAATGCCGGTGACATTGAAGTTGTAACAGGTGCAACTCACTCTTGGCACGGATTTAAAATCTATGCAAATCAATTAATCAATGCTGCGCAAAAAGGTGATACTACTCCAATCGAAGTAGACAACTTTGTATTTGAAAAATAA
- a CDS encoding MFS transporter — protein MGNRLWTKDYIFVCLTTFLMFLNYYYLLVTIPIYLIQDLQGNTAQAGILVAVFYVAAIFIRPFAGQWIEAYGMKKALIASLAIYLGAAIMYLFTDSLMSLAILRFVHGIGFGMITTSLGTIVADIIPKGRKGEGMGYYGLMMNVSMALGPFIGLLAINQWGATTMFVISVVSVAVGTFTAFLISLPKEKLRSAAENTVKDKGLLMNNLIEMSSLRISLVSFFFALVYSSIVSFVSVYAAELQLTEVASYFFIVYVIALIVSRPFTGKWFDQYGANVIMFPSIISFAIGMFLLSQANSAFMFLFSAAFIGLGWGTIFPSAQTIAIQVAAPERRGVATATFLSTMDSGIGIGSVIVGIVGAKIGYSSLYFYSSLFVLVGLIVYYVLHGKASRRSAPEQAFELRKVD, from the coding sequence TTGGGTAATCGACTATGGACAAAAGATTATATCTTTGTCTGTTTAACTACTTTTCTTATGTTTCTAAACTATTATTATTTGCTCGTAACCATTCCAATCTACTTAATTCAGGATCTACAGGGGAATACAGCTCAAGCGGGGATATTGGTTGCAGTGTTTTACGTGGCAGCGATTTTTATTCGTCCCTTTGCCGGGCAATGGATAGAAGCCTATGGCATGAAGAAGGCTTTAATCGCCTCTCTTGCGATCTATCTGGGCGCTGCTATTATGTATCTTTTCACCGACTCACTGATGAGCTTAGCGATTTTGCGTTTTGTTCATGGAATTGGCTTTGGTATGATTACTACTTCACTAGGCACAATCGTCGCTGACATTATCCCTAAAGGTAGAAAAGGGGAAGGAATGGGTTACTATGGATTAATGATGAATGTTTCCATGGCGTTAGGTCCCTTTATTGGTTTACTGGCCATCAATCAATGGGGCGCAACGACCATGTTTGTGATAAGTGTCGTAAGTGTTGCCGTAGGTACATTTACAGCCTTCCTCATTAGTCTGCCGAAAGAAAAACTTAGGTCTGCAGCTGAAAACACAGTGAAGGATAAAGGCTTATTAATGAACAATCTAATCGAAATGTCTTCCCTAAGAATTTCGCTTGTCAGCTTCTTTTTCGCTCTTGTCTACTCATCGATTGTTTCGTTTGTATCGGTATATGCAGCGGAATTGCAATTAACAGAGGTGGCAAGCTATTTCTTTATCGTTTATGTGATTGCGCTGATTGTATCAAGGCCGTTTACTGGAAAATGGTTTGATCAGTATGGAGCAAACGTAATTATGTTTCCTTCCATTATCAGCTTTGCCATTGGGATGTTCCTATTAAGTCAAGCGAACAGTGCATTTATGTTCTTATTTTCAGCAGCCTTTATCGGTCTTGGCTGGGGAACCATTTTTCCATCTGCCCAAACGATTGCAATCCAGGTCGCAGCACCGGAAAGAAGAGGGGTGGCAACGGCTACCTTCTTATCCACGATGGACTCAGGTATCGGAATTGGCTCTGTAATCGTTGGGATTGTTGGAGCGAAAATAGGCTACAGCTCATTATATTTCTATAGCTCTTTATTTGTTCTTGTCGGATTGATTGTATATTATGTTCTGCATGGTAAAGCAAGCCGACGCAGTGCACCTGAACAAGCATTTGAATTAAGAAAAGTGGACTAA
- a CDS encoding DUF2294 domain-containing protein produces the protein MDKTKGALEAEISKALTHWEKQYLGRGSVSVKSDILRDMIIVSLRGILTPAEYSLCKDKEGLLSVKENRNSLVESGIDELKEIIFLTTGLKVLSFYTDLSTQTGERIMVFKLSGDLQQKLA, from the coding sequence GTGGATAAAACAAAAGGAGCTCTTGAAGCTGAAATAAGTAAAGCATTAACCCATTGGGAGAAGCAGTATCTTGGCAGGGGGTCTGTATCGGTTAAATCTGATATTTTACGCGATATGATTATTGTGAGTCTACGCGGAATCTTGACTCCTGCTGAGTATTCTCTATGTAAGGATAAAGAAGGGCTATTATCCGTAAAAGAAAATCGGAATAGCTTAGTTGAATCAGGGATAGATGAACTAAAGGAAATCATCTTCCTGACAACAGGCTTAAAGGTATTAAGCTTTTACACCGATCTTAGCACCCAAACGGGAGAACGAATTATGGTCTTTAAGCTTTCAGGTGATTTACAGCAGAAATTAGCTTAA
- a CDS encoding carbonic anhydrase, producing the protein MYRGENRKVLFVVGVGQEIEDDFFTPCYPLPQENIHILESDELEEIEPFGDTLRDILIHVYQKNINEIVIIHSKEDSEDIFGKMGNSINYEENNATLDYLFTHYHPEFPNSTLGDWLKGNNRLKDSRQTAAERIRRHPLVPQNVKITELPISLKPEKQLKK; encoded by the coding sequence ATGTATAGAGGAGAAAATAGAAAAGTACTCTTTGTAGTTGGAGTAGGACAGGAAATTGAGGATGATTTTTTTACACCATGTTATCCTCTTCCTCAAGAAAATATCCACATCCTGGAAAGTGATGAATTAGAAGAAATAGAACCTTTCGGAGATACTTTGAGGGATATTCTTATACATGTCTATCAAAAAAATATAAATGAAATTGTGATTATTCATTCGAAAGAGGATTCGGAAGATATCTTTGGTAAAATGGGGAACAGTATTAATTATGAAGAGAATAATGCTACATTAGATTATCTTTTTACCCATTATCATCCAGAATTTCCAAACAGCACGTTAGGTGATTGGTTAAAGGGAAACAATAGATTAAAAGATAGTAGACAGACTGCAGCCGAAAGGATCCGCCGACACCCATTAGTTCCTCAAAATGTCAAAATAACAGAATTACCAATAAGTTTGAAGCCTGAAAAGCAGCTTAAAAAATGA
- a CDS encoding NADH dehydrogenase subunit 5: MLISWPILFLIFLAVSLLSSVLLLFSKVSLNYISIHIGVVSLPPIVALLALIFQKNDLIWGPWHFQSLSWLLALFVLTMGLLVQRFCVHFMLGDRSYRKYFTLLTLTTTAGSLAWLSDDLRLLLLCWGTVLLSLTLIIRLKKEWQVAKRAAATMGRLFGVSWLLLLAAILWISQATGHWQLSQILTADGLAELESWERTSINLLLVLSVVMTAGQWPFQGWLLDSAVAPTPISAVMHAGIVNAGGILLTLFAPLFTTGIAQITLLILSGISVLMGAGIMLVHVDYKRQLVGSTIAQMGFMLIQCALGAYIAAIIHAVLHGLFKATLFLQAGSAVHHQHKSKSSASLWGKCSGALIGILAGVGYWSISPEGAYQWISSIIIGWSVGLAWVQLVVTGHGRIGSFAGILLFLAGGWVYFVIHFGFHRLLHETIRTGVEPPLAVSMLFLLLLFLFLAIGLWLARKPSSRGYTFLYLRLVKLGEPKQETVESHPKYLTQYMSQGGKLN, translated from the coding sequence ATGTTAATTTCATGGCCCATCTTATTTCTTATTTTTCTTGCGGTTTCATTGCTTAGCTCGGTCCTGCTATTATTTTCGAAGGTCTCTTTGAACTACATATCTATTCATATTGGAGTGGTATCGCTGCCACCGATCGTTGCCTTACTTGCCCTCATTTTTCAAAAAAACGATCTGATTTGGGGACCCTGGCATTTTCAGTCCCTATCATGGCTTCTGGCTTTGTTTGTTCTGACAATGGGTCTTCTCGTCCAGCGCTTCTGTGTTCATTTCATGCTTGGCGACCGCTCCTATCGTAAGTATTTTACTCTTTTGACGCTTACGACAACAGCTGGTTCACTTGCCTGGCTTAGTGATGATCTTCGGCTGCTATTGCTCTGTTGGGGAACAGTCCTTCTCAGTTTAACTCTTATCATCAGATTAAAAAAAGAATGGCAGGTAGCCAAACGTGCCGCTGCTACGATGGGTCGTTTGTTTGGCGTTAGCTGGCTGCTTTTATTAGCAGCGATCCTCTGGATTTCGCAAGCAACAGGGCATTGGCAGCTGTCACAGATCCTGACCGCAGATGGCCTAGCAGAGCTAGAGTCATGGGAAAGAACCTCTATTAATCTACTATTGGTCTTATCAGTCGTGATGACAGCAGGACAATGGCCTTTCCAGGGCTGGCTATTAGACTCGGCAGTAGCGCCAACGCCTATTTCAGCGGTTATGCATGCTGGTATTGTAAATGCTGGAGGTATTCTATTAACTCTTTTCGCTCCGCTATTTACAACAGGAATCGCTCAAATCACTCTGCTTATTCTCTCGGGCATTTCGGTCTTAATGGGAGCTGGAATAATGCTTGTCCACGTAGACTACAAACGACAGCTCGTAGGCTCCACGATTGCCCAGATGGGATTCATGCTGATTCAATGTGCTTTGGGTGCCTATATAGCAGCCATTATTCATGCAGTCCTTCATGGTCTGTTTAAAGCAACGCTTTTTCTTCAGGCAGGCTCTGCAGTTCATCATCAGCACAAGTCAAAATCATCCGCCTCATTATGGGGCAAATGCTCTGGTGCTTTGATAGGGATACTAGCGGGAGTTGGGTATTGGTCCATTTCGCCGGAAGGGGCTTATCAATGGATTAGCAGCATCATTATTGGCTGGTCAGTGGGGCTGGCATGGGTGCAGCTTGTTGTGACAGGACATGGACGTATCGGAAGTTTTGCAGGTATTCTGCTATTTTTAGCAGGAGGATGGGTCTATTTCGTGATTCATTTTGGATTTCATCGACTGCTACATGAAACGATCAGGACTGGAGTAGAGCCTCCGTTAGCTGTAAGTATGCTATTTTTGCTTCTTCTGTTCCTATTTCTTGCGATTGGCTTATGGCTCGCGCGGAAGCCTTCTTCGAGAGGCTATACATTTCTTTATCTTCGGCTTGTGAAGCTAGGGGAGCCTAAGCAGGAAACAGTTGAAAGCCATCCCAAGTATTTAACGCAATACATGTCACAGGGAGGGAAGTTAAATTGA
- the trkA gene encoding Trk system potassium transporter TrkA, with translation MRVLIVGAGKLGYKAAESLLNNHMEVTVVDSNDKVIEQMNDHLDILAVHANGLQVTLLQELGVHHYDLTIASTNSDETNTIICTIAKRLGCKKAIARIRNPENLSQLDFIKKEFGIDYIVNPNLAIAREISRYILKNYSFYSGDFAKGKVQMQEFHVHYLNPIVDKRIMDLADMDELLIAAIKRNGKIIIPNGSSRMKADDILFIIGKSERINKLEEAFGLTMKKIQIKDVMILGGGKVGYYIAKQLLHDHINVTIIEVDRARCLYLSEHLSQAIIINGDGTDIRLLEEENLSNMDAFIGATNMDEQNILMTLLAKQYGVKKGITKISRPNYSQIIDRLDIDVALNPINITASDILKFIRGGRVVSVSLLLGGQAEVTEVILEEGLKVVGRKIHELHLPKGIIIGAVVRKGEVIIPKGDTVLSANDRLIIFCLTTHVEALHIFFKAGKGARLHELFKRL, from the coding sequence ATGAGGGTACTCATTGTTGGTGCTGGAAAATTAGGCTATAAAGCAGCGGAATCTCTATTAAATAATCATATGGAGGTAACGGTAGTCGATTCTAACGATAAGGTCATTGAACAAATGAATGATCATCTGGATATCCTTGCTGTTCATGCAAATGGTTTACAGGTGACTCTATTGCAAGAATTAGGGGTTCATCATTATGATCTTACGATTGCCTCTACGAATAGTGATGAAACGAATACCATTATCTGTACAATAGCCAAAAGGCTTGGCTGCAAAAAAGCCATTGCCAGAATCAGAAATCCGGAAAACCTGTCACAGCTGGACTTTATTAAAAAGGAATTCGGAATTGATTATATTGTGAATCCTAATTTGGCGATTGCAAGGGAAATAAGCCGCTACATTTTAAAAAATTATAGCTTCTATTCTGGTGACTTTGCTAAAGGGAAGGTTCAGATGCAGGAGTTTCATGTCCATTATCTAAATCCTATTGTTGATAAGCGGATTATGGACTTAGCTGATATGGATGAATTACTCATAGCCGCGATTAAACGTAATGGCAAGATTATCATTCCTAATGGATCGTCGAGGATGAAAGCGGATGATATTCTCTTTATTATCGGTAAAAGTGAAAGAATTAATAAGCTAGAAGAAGCTTTTGGCTTGACCATGAAAAAGATACAGATTAAAGATGTGATGATTCTAGGTGGCGGGAAAGTTGGTTATTATATCGCGAAGCAGCTGCTTCACGATCATATTAACGTCACAATCATTGAAGTAGACCGGGCTCGTTGTCTTTATTTATCAGAGCATTTATCTCAGGCAATTATTATCAATGGAGATGGGACCGATATTCGTTTATTGGAGGAAGAAAATCTCTCTAATATGGATGCTTTTATTGGTGCGACCAATATGGATGAACAAAATATTCTAATGACTCTATTGGCTAAGCAATATGGCGTAAAGAAAGGAATCACAAAGATTAGCCGGCCAAATTATAGTCAAATTATTGATAGACTTGATATTGATGTTGCTTTAAATCCTATTAATATTACTGCCAGTGATATCTTAAAATTCATCCGCGGCGGCAGAGTTGTATCAGTCTCATTATTACTGGGAGGACAAGCAGAAGTAACGGAAGTCATTCTAGAAGAAGGGTTAAAGGTTGTTGGTAGGAAAATTCATGAGCTCCATTTGCCAAAGGGAATTATTATTGGAGCCGTTGTTCGTAAAGGAGAGGTGATTATACCTAAAGGTGATACGGTCTTAAGTGCGAACGATCGATTAATTATCTTTTGTTTAACAACTCATGTCGAGGCTTTACATATTTTCTTTAAGGCAGGCAAGGGAGCGCGGTTACATGAATTATTTAAACGTCTTTAA
- a CDS encoding TetR/AcrR family transcriptional regulator, whose product MAENKRLKQHSPGRPRSAASETAILNATVDLLEESGYEALTIEAIAQRAGVGKSTIYRWWPNKASVVFDAFLTSTETSLYFLEHSTFRDNFRQQLQSLATILNSALGRTVVGLVAGSGEDSEIAVAFHKEFLKSRREDAIRVIERAIVEAEIQYTTNMEIIADMFYGPIYYRLLIQKKVVDSTFIDTLLDQVMKSICRD is encoded by the coding sequence ATGGCTGAAAATAAACGATTGAAACAGCATTCCCCAGGGAGACCGCGCAGTGCGGCATCTGAAACGGCGATTCTGAATGCAACCGTTGACTTATTAGAGGAATCCGGGTATGAAGCATTGACCATTGAAGCAATCGCCCAACGTGCAGGTGTTGGAAAATCCACTATCTATCGCTGGTGGCCAAATAAAGCATCTGTCGTGTTTGATGCCTTTCTTACATCAACTGAAACCAGTCTATACTTTTTAGAACATAGCACTTTCCGCGATAATTTTCGGCAGCAGCTTCAAAGTCTAGCCACAATTTTAAACAGTGCTCTTGGGCGAACCGTTGTGGGTCTTGTAGCAGGAAGTGGAGAGGATTCAGAAATTGCTGTTGCTTTTCACAAAGAGTTTCTTAAGTCCCGCCGCGAGGATGCGATACGAGTGATTGAACGAGCCATTGTAGAAGCTGAAATTCAATACACAACGAATATGGAAATCATAGCAGATATGTTTTACGGACCAATCTATTACCGACTGCTTATTCAAAAGAAAGTGGTGGATTCAACGTTTATTGATACATTACTTGATCAGGTGATGAAGAGCATTTGTCGGGATTGA